A segment of the Brevinematales bacterium genome:
CATAGGCATCGGCGGGAAAACCTACACGCTCGAAAATCTCCCGCCCGGAGCCGTTCTCATGGAAATATGGGGCGAGCCGTATTCATGGGAGAAGTGCCGCAAGATTATCGATATCTTCGTGCCGGGTTTCTCGCGGGATATCACGATTGAAGTATTCGGCGAGCAGATGAATAACTGCGCGGAGTTTATGCTCTACGCGGAAAAAGCGCTTCAGGACGGGGCGGAGAAGACGGCGGAGTTTCAGGACAAAATTACAGAAGCGAAAGAGCTAAAATCTCAGGACTTATGTGTCTCTGAGTTTTTAGCGGAGATGTACCGGAAAGCGAAAATGATGATTTTACCCGGGGAGGTGCTGGAATATTACAAGGAACATATGAATACCGGGGAGTACGACGAGATAAAGAAGGATATCAAGGGCGGTATTATTATGAATAAGAAGACCGGGAAGCCCGAAATGGAGACCATTCCGTTCGAAAAACTCTCTAATGCAATAGCGTCGCAAAAAATGAATCAATATCAGGGGGAGTTGTATACAAAATGGAAGGAAACGGCGATGAAAAAATATCAGGTGGAATTCTCCGATACGGGTATCGGGAAACTGTATGACGCGGTCCGGGAAGATTATGAAGCAAAGTTGAACCAGAATTTTGATAAGTAGGGTTGGCGGATACTGTGAATTTGTTCAGGACGGGAGATAATAAAATCATATCCTCCGATACCGGCAAATATATCGATATAACCCTCTCGATTCTTGATAAAAAAATTGAAATACATTATAGTATTTGTTAACTATTTCTTGAATAGTAAAATACAAAGGAGATTCCGAATGAAAATGAGTAAAATCACCGCTGTGATTTTTGCGGTGCTTTCCGCGGGAATATTTTTTTCCTGCTCGAATTACGACGGCGCCGAAATGGCATCTTATGAGTTCAAAGGCCAGAAGCATACTTTCGTAGTCGGCGATGTCCGTAAAGAATTGTTCTACTACGCCGTGCAGAAAAGAATAGCTCCCGAGGATTTGAACGGCCTCAAGAGCTTTATCACCGAAAATCTGGTCTATTCCGAGCTCAAGGCGATGGATATGATCGAATCGGGTTATACCAACACCCCCGAGTTTAAGACTGAGTACGAAAAGGCTATCAAGCAGATGTACTATTCGCTCCTTAACCGCACGGGTAACGAGCTGATGCGCAAGGAGCTTCAGGAAGGACAGTTCCTTCTCGCCCGCGCGTCACATATCCTTCTCTCCGTACCCAGCACCTTTATGACTAACGGCACTAACGCTACTCTTGACGCCGCGGTTGTCGACCAGAAGTGGAAAGAGAGCGAAGCGATAGCCAAGAATACCATAGAATCCCTCAAGATGGCGAAGGACCTCGATAAGGAATTCGCGATGCTTGCGCAGGGTATGTCCCATGATCCGGGTTCCGCTGCCCGCGGCGGCGATCTGGGATATTTCCCGAACGGGCAGATGGTTCCCGAGTTCTCCGAGGCCGTATTCGGTATGAAGGGCAAGGGTCTGGTTACCCAGCCTGTCAAAACCACTTACGGGTATCATATTATTTATGTGACCGAACCCGCCAAGAAGATGAGCTATAAGGACCTTGAGGGCTTAGTAGGTCAGGAAGCCGGCAGAACATGGTATGCGATCGAAAATTCCGTGAAATCCCTCAATATGAAGGACTTGTTCACTATCGATATGAAAAATACCAACATCACGGTGGACGGCAAACAGTATACGATTGCCACTCTCCCCGATGACGCGAAGGTCGTAGAGATTTGGGGCACTCCTTATACATGGGCGAAGTGCCGCGAGATTATCAATCTCTTCGTGCCCGGTTTCTCCGATAATGTCACTCTTGCCTCGTTCGGCGAGCAGATGCGTAACTGTAAGGAATTCATGTTCTATGCTGAAAAAGCGCTGAAAGACGGCGCCGATAAGAAGGACGAGTTCAAGAAGGATTACGCGAACAATATGAAGAATATTATGATCGATCTTTGCGCCTCCGCGATGGACAAGCAGTTCACCGAGAAGGCCAAGGGTATGATTACCTATACCGAGATGACCAATTATTACAGCACCGTAAAAGCGACTATGTTCCAGCAGCCTAAGAAAACCAAAAAGGGACAGGTCATTACCAATAAGGTGACCAAGATGCCTGAAATGGAAATCCGCCCCTATACCGAAGTCTCCAACACGATATTAATGCAGCTCGCCAACAACTCCCAGATGCAGCTTCTTAATCAGTGGAAAGAGGGCGTATTTAAGAAATATAATGTCGTGATTTCCGACCCCGGTATCAAGAGCCTCAGCCAGGCTATCAAGGAAGATGTCGATAAGTATATGAAAGAACAGGAAGCCAAGAAGAAAGAATGGGAAGAGAAGCAGAAGAAAATGATGCAGGAACAGCAGAAGGCTCAGGGAGGCCAGCCTCAGGGCCAGCCTCAGGGTCAGCCGCAGGGGCAGCCCCAGATTAAGATACAGCCCCAAGCTCAGCCTCAACCGGGTAAGTAATTCTTTATTGATACAAAGCGGGAGTTAGCTCCCGCTTTTTTATTATTAATGGAAGGTACTGTTATGAAACATAAGTTAATCGGGTTAGTCTTTATCGTGTTTGCCGGCGTTCTAGCCGGCGGTGTTTCCGGGTGTTCGTCACCGGGAATCGCCGGAATTGTGAAAAACGGGTCTGTCGATTGGATCGTGACCGGCGATACGGTGCATGACGATATGGAACGCGCCGCGTTGAAAAACGGTAATGCCATTGTCGACATACGCTGGCTGAAAAACGGCATCTTCGAGCGTTATATCCTTCCCGAACTCGCGTATCTCGAGATGATGGACGCAGGAATCACGAATCAGCCCGATTTTACCCCGTACTATGATCGCGAGATGAAAAAATTGTACTGGGTGCTTCTCTACGAGACCGGGATGAAACTGGAAACCGGGGAGATTCAGCAGGGGAATTACCCGGCGGTGCGGATTTCACATATCCTCATAGATGTGCCCGCAATACTGAAAAAGAAGGGGATTGCCCCGGAGGACGCCGCTCAGACCGAGGAATATTGGAAGCAGGCGTTTATTCTCGCGACCAATATGATCGGCAAGATGCAGAGCTCCCCCACGCAGAAGCAGTTATTCGAGAACTACGCCAGGATGTATTCGCAGGATCCGTTGACATCGGAGAACGGCGGCGATATCGGGTATATCATCGAGGGGATGACCGTCCCCGAGTTCGAGACGTCGATATTCGCGAAGAAAACAGCGGGGCTTCTCGCCGAGCCTGTCAAGACGCAGTACGGTTATCATATTATCTATGTTACCGATCCGGCGAAACCGTTAAACTGGGAGCAGATTAAGTCTGTGACCGGCGGGAATTTCCAGCAGTTCCAGAAGAACCTTCAGAATGTGATGAAAGGTAAACAGATAAAGGAACTTTTCAGCATCTACGCGGAAAAGAAAGGGATTGTTATCGACGGCGTTCCGTATACGCCGGAATTGATTCCCGATTATACCCCGGTAGTGAAAATATGGGGCAGGGAGTATGCTTGGAAAGAGTGTAAGGATTTGATCGAGATATTCACTCCGGGATTCGTGAAGAATTTGACCTTGGATTCATTCCTGAAGGAAATGAAATCCCTGAGGAATTTTCTCTATTTCGCCGGATTGAGTTATATTAAAGGAGAGCAGAACAAA
Coding sequences within it:
- a CDS encoding peptidylprolyl isomerase, with the protein product MKHKLIGLVFIVFAGVLAGGVSGCSSPGIAGIVKNGSVDWIVTGDTVHDDMERAALKNGNAIVDIRWLKNGIFERYILPELAYLEMMDAGITNQPDFTPYYDREMKKLYWVLLYETGMKLETGEIQQGNYPAVRISHILIDVPAILKKKGIAPEDAAQTEEYWKQAFILATNMIGKMQSSPTQKQLFENYARMYSQDPLTSENGGDIGYIIEGMTVPEFETSIFAKKTAGLLAEPVKTQYGYHIIYVTDPAKPLNWEQIKSVTGGNFQQFQKNLQNVMKGKQIKELFSIYAEKKGIVIDGVPYTPELIPDYTPVVKIWGREYAWKECKDLIEIFTPGFVKNLTLDSFLKEMKSLRNFLYFAGLSYIKGEQNKQEFIKELAKQKDEWIKTYCVDNLKTQLYSTAYSKVEPKDVLSYYEKSKSLYVSTNGVVTFESVSNTIYKTMAQEKYNTLYTKWQTNSIEKYGLIWNEEALKNLRFELEAAVKKQGI